In the genome of bacterium, the window TCTTGTCGATGGTGAATCGATGGATCGGCGGCAGCAGGTAAATAGTGAACGTATGCTCCAGCTTTCGTCAACTCATGACACCACTCGCCCCGTTGGATCGTAAAGAAATAGTCGACAGCGGGCGCAACCGCTTTGAAGTAAGGGAACAACCGGTAATCTTCAACGAACCAAAATGCGGTGGCGATTCCCGATGCCCGCAGTTCTTGCCAAACACTGCCGGAGACCGGTGCTTGTGCCAGCGCAAGCACCAAATCGGGACGGAATTCTGCCGCCAACGCGGTAATACGTTCCGCTGCAAATTGTACGAGCAAAGCAGTCAATTGTTGTTGATGTTCAGCACGTTGGGTTATTGCATCGATTTCTTTGCGAATCGGATCGAGGAGAGCGTTATCGAGCAACTCGACGGTACATCCGAGTTCACGCAAAGCATTGGTGCAGTATAGTGCCATCGGATACGAACCGCCGTAAATCGGCGAGATGACTAACACCCGCGGTGGTTGTTGGCGTAATGTTTTGCGAAACTGGAGGCGGGCGACAATTCCGCTATTATCCCATTTGGAAGCTTCTGGATACCCTTCGATTATTGTTACATCATTGCCACTTGCCGCGAAAATATCATCGGTGATTTTCGTCGCATCGATCCGCCTTGCCAGCGAAAAGACGCGAATGTTTCCTGCGGAAAAACGTTGTTGTAACTCAGTAACAAATTTGTCAACGGGCTCTAAAACGACAATAGTTGCATTAGGCTGCTTTTCGCGTAACGTAGCAACGCCATACCCCAAACCAGCGCCGATTACGACGATGGTTTTACAATCTGGCACATTTGCTGCCCACCGCTCCGCTTCCCGCAATGGGTTGAATTTGCTGTGCAATAGCTTGCCAT includes:
- a CDS encoding DUF3880 domain-containing protein; this translates as MRPDQWTIERFPASDGTPTVRVNGKLLHSKFNPLREAERWAANVPDCKTIVVIGAGLGYGVATLREKQPNATIVVLEPVDKFVTELQQRFSAGNIRVFSLARRIDATKITDDIFAASGNDVTIIEGYPEASKWDNSGIVARLQFRKTLRQQPPRVLVISPIYGGSYPMALYCTNALRELGCTVELLDNALLDPIRKEIDAITQRAEHQQQLTALLVQFAAERITALAAEFRPDLVLALAQAPVSGSVWQELRASGIATAFWFVEDYRLFPYFKAVAPAVDYFFTIQRGEWCHELTKAGAYVHYLPAAADPSIHHRQELSAPEIEQYGSEVSFVGAGYYNRRNAFLSLLDLDFKIWGDGWKGADSLQHAVQESGRRIATDEAVKIFSATKVNINLHSSTYHETINPDGDFVNPRTFELAACGAYQVLDRRSLLPELFTGGEIDPVTTIEQFRQRISDVLIDDTIRTREADLALKRVMHDHCYTHRMEELLGVVFAQKTPVSHREPGQLYLKQWLEQSKDDPELNQYLKRFQARKQITIADIADEIEHRHEELSSTEAVLMLIHEFYRWGKERGVI